In one Natronosalvus amylolyticus genomic region, the following are encoded:
- a CDS encoding TlpA family protein disulfide reductase: MATPSRRALLSVLAGGTIAGAGCLEGDTDGDEPSEGATDQNGHHEGEADTEGDGSEGAGTQSTDAGNGNDDENQPDGDDQSNDADTQTGSVWETTELEDVLTGDWFAVADFDRPVFLETFAVWCSTCRQQQHESATLHERVGDEVITVGLNVDPNEDADAVREHANEHGFDWYFSVAPPEVTRSLVDEFGESMANPPSAPVVLRCSDGTVQRLEDGVKSADTLEAALEDGCYL; this comes from the coding sequence ATGGCGACACCATCACGACGCGCCCTCCTCAGTGTCCTCGCGGGCGGTACAATCGCCGGTGCCGGCTGTCTAGAGGGCGACACGGATGGCGACGAACCGAGTGAAGGGGCGACCGATCAGAACGGTCACCACGAAGGAGAGGCCGACACCGAAGGAGACGGCTCGGAGGGTGCTGGAACCCAATCGACCGACGCAGGAAACGGTAACGACGACGAAAATCAGCCCGACGGCGACGACCAGTCGAACGATGCCGACACGCAAACTGGTTCAGTCTGGGAGACGACCGAACTCGAGGACGTTTTGACCGGCGACTGGTTTGCCGTCGCAGATTTCGATCGGCCGGTCTTTCTCGAAACCTTCGCCGTCTGGTGTTCCACCTGTCGACAACAACAACACGAGTCGGCGACGTTACACGAACGCGTCGGCGACGAGGTCATCACGGTCGGCCTCAACGTAGACCCGAACGAGGACGCAGACGCCGTCCGCGAGCACGCCAACGAACACGGGTTCGACTGGTACTTTTCGGTCGCGCCGCCCGAAGTCACCAGGAGCCTCGTCGACGAGTTTGGCGAGTCGATGGCGAACCCGCCCAGTGCTCCCGTCGTCTTGCGATGTTCGGACGGAACCGTACAGCGACTCGAGGATGGGGTGAAATCCGCCGACACCCTCGAGGCCGCACTCGAGGACGGTTGTTACTTATGA
- a CDS encoding DUF420 domain-containing protein, giving the protein MAPATATARQRVRNNTLETAIVLTVVGYSLVIGTFVLDLPIYPELSNEQVNLFSSVIAVINATTTMFLAAGWYYIRAGDVEKHRYSMVTAFALILLFLVVYLVRVGGGGTKQFVGPDLVTSAYLAMLAIHILLSILAVPLVLYALLLGLTHTPAELRETAHARVGRFAAGAWLLSLILGVVTYLMLDHIYAYEFAWLVVG; this is encoded by the coding sequence ATGGCTCCTGCGACCGCGACCGCACGACAACGAGTGCGGAACAACACGCTCGAGACGGCCATCGTCCTCACAGTCGTCGGCTACAGTCTCGTCATCGGAACGTTCGTTCTCGACCTCCCCATCTATCCCGAGTTGAGCAACGAGCAGGTGAACCTCTTCTCGAGCGTCATCGCGGTTATCAACGCGACGACGACCATGTTTCTGGCCGCCGGTTGGTACTACATCCGCGCCGGGGACGTCGAAAAACACCGCTACTCGATGGTAACTGCCTTCGCCCTCATCCTGCTATTTCTGGTCGTCTACCTGGTTCGCGTCGGCGGGGGCGGAACCAAACAGTTCGTCGGCCCCGACCTCGTCACCTCCGCGTATCTGGCGATGCTCGCAATCCACATTCTGCTCTCGATTCTGGCCGTCCCGCTGGTGCTGTACGCACTCCTGCTCGGGCTAACACACACGCCCGCCGAACTCCGCGAGACTGCCCACGCTCGAGTCGGCCGCTTTGCCGCTGGCGCCTGGCTGTTGAGTCTGATTCTGGGCGTCGTCACGTACCTCATGCTCGATCACATTTACGCCTACGAGTTCGCCTGGCTCGTCGTCGGGTGA
- a CDS encoding DUF7388 family protein, which yields MLKNTATRATALEAAGLDAVAIKPAECTVSDAVDLPVETVAIDYEGRAHLPDFDTLEALAESGAVRLTTPVRADGFDPLGDDSLVPTIPDGVDRVLVAGHAAYLTEAEQTRSVAPRLGAALERAPDAWVGTESVERIAMATGATQYDLLSRTTEREVRAVRAAGFDGDIVVYAPTVLTADEDAVLDAVGAYVSRRRPVARALPDGAPTDASATGRAREVLLAAAEDYALVGTADAVGTQTAALREAGVTTVAGYPARGLESFLE from the coding sequence ATGTTGAAAAACACCGCAACTCGAGCGACCGCTCTCGAGGCTGCGGGCCTCGACGCCGTAGCGATCAAACCGGCTGAGTGTACGGTCTCCGACGCCGTCGACCTGCCGGTCGAAACGGTCGCAATCGATTACGAAGGGCGAGCACACCTGCCCGATTTCGATACGCTCGAGGCACTGGCCGAATCCGGAGCGGTCCGTCTGACGACGCCGGTTCGCGCCGACGGATTCGACCCGCTCGGCGACGATTCGTTGGTGCCGACGATTCCCGACGGCGTCGACCGGGTGCTCGTGGCCGGTCACGCCGCGTACCTCACGGAAGCCGAGCAGACCCGGTCGGTCGCCCCGCGCCTCGGTGCTGCCCTCGAGCGGGCCCCCGACGCCTGGGTCGGCACCGAAAGCGTCGAACGGATCGCGATGGCGACCGGTGCAACCCAGTACGACCTGCTGTCGCGCACGACCGAGCGGGAGGTGCGCGCGGTCCGGGCCGCCGGCTTCGACGGCGACATCGTCGTCTACGCGCCGACTGTCTTGACCGCAGACGAAGACGCCGTTCTCGATGCCGTCGGTGCGTACGTCTCGAGACGCCGACCGGTCGCTCGAGCCTTGCCCGATGGTGCACCCACTGACGCCTCGGCGACGGGGCGCGCACGCGAGGTCTTGCTCGCAGCGGCCGAGGACTACGCGCTGGTCGGGACGGCCGATGCGGTCGGTACACAGACGGCGGCACTGCGGGAAGCAGGCGTGACGACCGTCGCTGGGTATCCAGCCCGGGGGCTCGAGTCGTTCCTCGAGTAG
- a CDS encoding TrkA C-terminal domain-containing protein — protein MPFDVKETVLPGVGKRYELYLDANRSIAIVVRSSGERQVYFRENPNDDYEEQYALTDSQARTLGLFLVGAYYQPIAGQLSEETSSGEHIQWYSVTEESGLAGAREDEVVIESKTETTLLGLERDGEVRSVIENDVVFEVGDRLIVIGTADAHQELERLLDRIS, from the coding sequence ATGCCGTTCGATGTCAAAGAAACCGTGCTTCCGGGAGTTGGCAAACGCTACGAACTGTATCTCGATGCGAACCGTAGCATTGCCATCGTGGTTCGTTCATCGGGGGAACGACAGGTGTACTTTCGGGAGAATCCAAACGACGATTACGAGGAACAGTACGCGCTGACGGACTCACAGGCGCGGACGCTAGGGCTCTTTCTGGTCGGGGCGTACTACCAGCCCATCGCAGGACAGCTTTCCGAGGAAACCAGCAGCGGAGAACACATCCAGTGGTATTCGGTCACTGAGGAGTCCGGTCTCGCCGGTGCTCGCGAAGACGAGGTCGTGATCGAATCGAAAACTGAGACGACGCTCCTCGGCCTCGAGCGCGACGGCGAGGTCAGGTCGGTGATCGAGAACGACGTCGTCTTCGAGGTCGGAGACCGACTCATCGTTATCGGGACGGCGGATGCACATCAGGAACTCGAGCGATTGTTGGACAGGATTTCGTAG
- a CDS encoding creatininase family protein: MTLLAEQTTTEAATTLEGADVAVLPVGSTEQHGPALPLGMDHMAAEAFAKTARERDDAVVLPTIPVGVSVHHRQFDGTLYVSEEAFESFVRETLESLAEHGCRKAVVVNGHGGNSNALRSAARTLRDAETMFAPPWNWWDSVGDLADELFEEAGGHADAMESSVLWHVREDLIRPAELEAAEAGASDGWGESVHGANLGFDTIDFSESGAVGKPTQASPEAGAQLFGAARDELHALLDWLVERPLESCWSRGHV; the protein is encoded by the coding sequence ATGACTCTGCTCGCCGAACAGACGACGACAGAGGCGGCGACGACGCTCGAGGGTGCCGACGTCGCCGTCTTGCCCGTCGGAAGCACGGAGCAACACGGACCAGCGCTCCCGCTGGGAATGGACCACATGGCTGCCGAGGCGTTCGCGAAGACCGCCCGGGAGCGCGATGACGCCGTCGTCTTGCCGACGATTCCGGTCGGCGTCAGCGTCCATCACCGTCAGTTCGACGGGACGCTGTACGTCTCCGAGGAGGCGTTCGAATCGTTCGTCAGAGAGACACTCGAGAGTCTGGCCGAACACGGGTGTCGGAAGGCCGTGGTTGTGAACGGTCACGGCGGGAATTCGAACGCGCTTCGCAGCGCGGCACGAACGCTTCGTGATGCGGAAACGATGTTCGCTCCACCGTGGAACTGGTGGGATAGCGTTGGGGACCTCGCCGACGAGTTATTCGAGGAGGCCGGCGGCCACGCAGACGCCATGGAATCGAGCGTCCTCTGGCACGTTCGCGAGGACCTGATTCGACCGGCCGAACTCGAGGCCGCCGAGGCGGGAGCCAGCGACGGCTGGGGCGAGTCCGTCCACGGAGCCAATCTGGGATTCGACACCATCGACTTCTCGGAGTCTGGTGCCGTCGGAAAGCCGACGCAGGCGAGCCCGGAGGCGGGCGCTCAGCTATTTGGGGCTGCTCGGGATGAACTGCACGCGCTGCTCGATTGGTTAGTCGAGCGTCCGCTCGAGTCGTGCTGGTCACGGGGGCACGTATGA
- a CDS encoding NAD(P)/FAD-dependent oxidoreductase: MSDGPVEAPGLDGSDIAVGADAFVDRGAGLEVAVVGAGAVGATAAYDLAREGASVTLYEKGGIASGSSGRAAGVCYNAFADELDAEIAADAIERFRTLSGDETFPFTECPYVWLVREGDDQRVDLIRGGIREMQENGVVALEVGPDELAERFPDLRTDDVAVGGIAGAAGYTDPARYTACLAAAASGAGATIETETPVGVRTDPPRVVPTADSNSVDDEREYDAVLVAAGGHTKAILEAASVPIAMKPYRVQALTATETITEPMCYDATGGFYVRPHEMGLLAGNGTETVEIDPDSYDRSANPDFAASLIDRVTHRFPDLEVDENAVARAWAGVCTATPDQDPLVGEVAQGVYVATGFQGHGFMRAPAIGAQVADQLLGGDGIDRFDPTRFDGDESFDIVEGMDLDGLE; encoded by the coding sequence ATGAGCGACGGTCCGGTGGAGGCTCCTGGGCTTGACGGGTCTGATATCGCCGTCGGCGCGGACGCGTTCGTCGACCGTGGTGCCGGTCTCGAGGTCGCCGTCGTCGGAGCGGGTGCGGTCGGCGCGACGGCCGCCTACGACCTGGCGCGGGAGGGCGCGTCAGTCACCCTGTACGAGAAAGGCGGGATTGCGAGTGGCTCGAGCGGGCGGGCGGCAGGCGTCTGTTACAACGCGTTTGCCGACGAACTGGACGCCGAGATTGCGGCCGACGCCATCGAACGCTTTCGCACGCTTTCGGGCGACGAGACGTTCCCGTTCACGGAGTGCCCGTACGTCTGGCTCGTGCGCGAGGGCGACGACCAACGAGTCGACCTGATCCGTGGGGGTATTCGGGAGATGCAAGAAAACGGGGTGGTCGCCCTCGAGGTCGGTCCCGACGAACTGGCCGAGCGTTTCCCCGATCTGCGAACTGACGACGTAGCCGTTGGGGGTATCGCTGGGGCTGCCGGCTACACTGACCCTGCCAGATACACGGCCTGTCTGGCTGCGGCAGCAAGCGGGGCTGGTGCCACCATCGAGACGGAGACGCCCGTCGGGGTTCGAACCGACCCGCCACGAGTCGTACCGACGGCCGATTCGAACTCGGTCGACGACGAACGCGAGTACGACGCCGTCCTCGTCGCGGCAGGCGGCCACACGAAGGCTATTCTCGAGGCTGCGAGTGTCCCGATAGCCATGAAGCCCTATCGCGTCCAGGCGCTGACGGCAACCGAAACGATTACCGAACCGATGTGTTACGACGCGACGGGCGGATTTTACGTCCGGCCGCACGAGATGGGCCTACTCGCCGGCAACGGGACGGAGACGGTCGAGATCGACCCGGATTCGTACGATCGATCGGCCAACCCCGACTTTGCGGCGTCGCTGATCGACCGCGTCACCCACCGATTTCCCGACCTCGAGGTCGACGAAAACGCGGTCGCTCGAGCCTGGGCAGGCGTCTGTACGGCCACGCCAGATCAGGACCCGCTCGTGGGCGAGGTAGCGCAAGGCGTGTACGTCGCGACTGGATTCCAGGGGCACGGCTTCATGCGTGCTCCGGCTATCGGTGCACAGGTCGCCGATCAGCTGCTCGGCGGCGACGGAATCGATCGATTCGACCCAACACGTTTCGACGGCGACGAATCGTTCGACATCGTGGAAGGAATGGATCTCGACGGCCTCGAGTGA
- a CDS encoding Hsp20/alpha crystallin family protein: MNFKSWRETVGGALYRQVGRASSHVQEHRSLPVDILENESSYLVVFDAPGTEPEDLQVRYLDGDVKIRIDRFRSYHDGFEMRFPGRGMALDGDAALPDDAVVDPDAGTAKLTDSGTLQISIPKEGSSEGGEEDSPVPSNEEPHEFQDETPTAESGISDETDSETTVNSDD, translated from the coding sequence GTGAATTTCAAATCGTGGCGAGAGACCGTCGGTGGCGCGCTCTACCGGCAGGTCGGTCGCGCCAGCAGTCACGTCCAGGAGCATCGATCCCTTCCCGTCGACATCCTCGAGAACGAGTCCTCCTATCTGGTCGTTTTCGACGCCCCGGGCACGGAGCCCGAGGACCTGCAAGTTCGGTATCTCGACGGGGACGTAAAGATTCGAATCGACCGGTTTCGATCGTATCACGACGGCTTCGAGATGCGATTCCCCGGCCGAGGGATGGCCCTCGATGGGGACGCAGCCCTCCCAGACGACGCAGTCGTCGACCCTGATGCCGGCACCGCCAAGTTGACCGACAGCGGCACCCTCCAGATATCGATCCCAAAAGAGGGTTCGAGCGAGGGCGGCGAGGAGGATTCGCCAGTCCCATCGAACGAGGAACCCCACGAGTTCCAAGACGAGACGCCGACGGCCGAATCCGGTATCAGCGACGAAACGGATTCCGAAACGACCGTCAACTCCGACGATTAA
- a CDS encoding DUF7559 family protein, translating to MPPTQEIECTNDECFLDMFENHYTYDVPDDYGVSELQCPVCGGTDCLVAINV from the coding sequence ATGCCACCAACCCAGGAAATCGAGTGTACCAACGACGAGTGCTTCCTCGATATGTTCGAGAACCACTACACCTACGACGTGCCGGACGACTACGGCGTCTCCGAACTGCAGTGTCCCGTCTGTGGCGGGACGGATTGTCTCGTCGCGATCAACGTTTAA
- a CDS encoding radical SAM protein, whose product MTDPETLSVTIVDGYVDEPAHFGVPPYVSTYPRYTAGALVDAGVPREAITYHTIDGLRDEPNRWQDVDEADLLLYLGGMTVPGKYVGGTPAEPDEVRKLAWTASGTSLMGGPVKFGVGDANEGATETERQDLDFDFVAKGDVEAAVYDLVESGLEGFNNRMRDVEEASRWARAGAFVVEQHPNHPEYLICELETGRGCAYRCSFCTEPLYGNPSFRPPSSVIEEVDALSAHGVTNFRIGRQADILAYGGDGEAPNPDALRELYEGIRAVAPDLETLHLDNMNPITIAKWPDQSREGIRIIAEHNTPGDTAAFGLESADPVVQEANNLNVSAEECLEAVRIVNEAGGWRPGEKPGTGPSTGPDAAGRLPKLLPGINLLHGLMDEREETYDHNLEFLQQVYDEGLMLRRVNIRQVMAFSGTEMADTGASIAHSHKKLFKKYKREVRETIDNPMLQRLAPPGTVLEDVYLEYHQDGKTFGRQLGTYPLLVGIPGERPLGTSLDVAIVDHGFRSVTAVPYPLDLNVASMDELTAIPGVGKRRAGDVVVNRPHETVQGVNADLETSVDLSSFTTVSRPTTLE is encoded by the coding sequence ATGACTGACCCCGAAACGCTCTCGGTGACGATCGTCGACGGCTACGTCGACGAGCCCGCCCACTTCGGGGTGCCGCCGTACGTGTCGACCTATCCGCGCTATACCGCGGGCGCGCTGGTCGATGCCGGCGTCCCACGCGAAGCGATTACCTATCACACCATCGACGGCCTCCGAGACGAGCCAAACCGGTGGCAGGACGTCGACGAGGCGGACCTGTTGCTCTATCTCGGCGGGATGACCGTCCCCGGAAAGTACGTCGGGGGCACGCCAGCGGAACCCGACGAAGTTCGAAAGCTCGCCTGGACGGCCAGTGGCACGAGTCTGATGGGGGGCCCCGTCAAGTTCGGCGTCGGTGACGCCAACGAGGGAGCGACCGAAACCGAACGCCAGGACCTGGACTTCGATTTCGTCGCCAAAGGTGACGTCGAAGCAGCCGTCTACGATCTGGTTGAAAGCGGCCTCGAGGGGTTCAACAACCGAATGCGCGACGTCGAGGAAGCCAGCCGCTGGGCACGAGCGGGCGCGTTCGTCGTCGAGCAACACCCGAACCATCCGGAGTACCTGATCTGTGAACTCGAGACCGGTCGTGGCTGTGCCTACCGATGTTCGTTCTGTACGGAACCGCTCTACGGAAATCCCTCGTTTCGGCCGCCGTCGTCGGTTATCGAGGAGGTCGACGCGCTTTCAGCCCACGGCGTCACCAACTTCCGCATCGGTCGACAGGCCGACATTCTGGCCTACGGCGGCGACGGGGAAGCGCCCAATCCCGATGCGCTCCGGGAACTGTACGAAGGAATCCGTGCTGTCGCACCGGACCTCGAGACCCTGCATCTCGACAATATGAACCCGATCACCATCGCGAAGTGGCCCGACCAATCTCGCGAGGGTATTCGGATCATCGCCGAACACAATACGCCGGGAGACACCGCCGCGTTCGGCCTCGAGTCGGCCGATCCGGTCGTTCAGGAGGCGAACAACCTCAACGTCTCCGCCGAGGAGTGTCTCGAGGCCGTTCGTATCGTCAACGAGGCTGGCGGCTGGCGTCCGGGTGAGAAACCGGGCACGGGGCCGTCGACGGGGCCGGACGCTGCGGGGCGATTGCCGAAGTTACTCCCCGGGATCAACCTCCTGCACGGGCTGATGGACGAACGCGAGGAAACCTACGACCACAACCTCGAGTTCCTCCAGCAGGTGTACGACGAGGGCCTGATGCTTCGTCGGGTCAACATCCGGCAGGTGATGGCCTTTTCGGGTACCGAGATGGCTGACACCGGCGCGAGTATCGCACATTCGCACAAGAAACTGTTCAAGAAATACAAACGCGAGGTGCGCGAGACGATAGATAATCCGATGTTACAGCGGCTCGCCCCGCCGGGAACCGTCCTGGAGGACGTCTACCTCGAGTATCATCAGGACGGAAAGACGTTCGGTCGGCAGCTCGGGACGTATCCGCTGTTGGTCGGTATTCCGGGTGAACGGCCGCTCGGAACGAGTCTCGACGTTGCGATCGTCGATCACGGCTTCCGATCAGTGACTGCTGTCCCCTATCCGCTCGACCTCAACGTCGCGTCGATGGACGAACTCACGGCGATTCCGGGTGTCGGAAAGCGACGGGCTGGCGACGTCGTCGTCAACCGGCCTCACGAAACGGTTCAGGGGGTGAACGCCGATCTCGAGACGTCGGTCGACCTCTCGTCGTTCACGACGGTTTCGCGGCCGACGACGCTCGAGTGA
- a CDS encoding TRAM domain-containing protein, whose protein sequence is MEISEKLLCLFSTDVVEEDDRYVIEIPRQEVETGDVEPGDIYRVALISRERETEESTTATDASSSATAPSRPAAPSEPQPPVDVGETRYVEIEDIGKQGDGIARVERGYVIIVPGAEVGERVKVEVSEVKSNFAVGEIIEETF, encoded by the coding sequence GTGGAAATATCTGAAAAACTCCTGTGTCTTTTCAGCACAGATGTCGTAGAAGAAGACGACCGTTACGTTATCGAAATACCGCGTCAGGAAGTCGAAACTGGCGACGTCGAACCGGGTGACATCTACCGGGTTGCGCTGATATCTCGTGAGCGAGAGACCGAAGAGTCGACGACTGCAACGGATGCATCGTCGTCGGCGACGGCACCGTCGCGGCCGGCCGCACCGTCTGAACCCCAGCCACCGGTCGACGTTGGGGAGACGCGCTACGTCGAAATCGAAGACATCGGGAAACAGGGTGACGGCATCGCTCGCGTCGAACGCGGCTATGTAATCATCGTTCCCGGTGCCGAAGTCGGTGAACGCGTCAAAGTCGAAGTAAGCGAAGTCAAATCGAACTTCGCCGTCGGCGAGATAATCGAAGAAACCTTTTAA
- a CDS encoding YkgJ family cysteine cluster protein, whose amino-acid sequence MNSLVDELEAARDLEVDALADAIESIGFECTHCGACCRGTEADEHTATVFPDEVRTLGESQGADTDTEYDWRDVARPMPYGLRDGTDGPEGETFEWALQTDGCGDCTFYDPTADGGGCTVHENRPLICRTYPFSVALEGTSQPMGEAVDEAGIVRAHECEGLGRDIDRKEAETLAAGLKRRAIRELEEAIAVLERYQPVDAEGVVVHDSEGPKRPDGTPLEHP is encoded by the coding sequence GTGAACAGCCTCGTTGACGAACTCGAGGCCGCCAGGGACCTCGAGGTGGATGCGCTCGCCGACGCCATCGAATCGATCGGTTTCGAGTGTACCCACTGTGGCGCGTGCTGCCGGGGGACGGAAGCGGACGAACATACGGCGACGGTGTTTCCGGACGAAGTTCGGACGTTGGGAGAGTCACAGGGGGCTGATACCGACACCGAGTACGACTGGCGAGACGTCGCCAGACCGATGCCGTATGGTCTCCGCGACGGGACGGACGGCCCCGAGGGCGAAACGTTCGAGTGGGCGCTCCAAACCGACGGGTGTGGTGACTGTACGTTTTACGACCCGACCGCCGACGGCGGTGGATGCACCGTCCACGAAAACCGCCCGCTGATCTGTCGGACCTATCCGTTCAGCGTCGCCCTCGAGGGAACGAGTCAACCGATGGGCGAAGCCGTCGACGAAGCCGGCATCGTCCGCGCCCACGAGTGTGAAGGGTTGGGCCGGGACATCGACCGCAAAGAAGCAGAGACGCTGGCAGCGGGGTTAAAACGCCGAGCGATACGGGAACTCGAAGAGGCAATAGCGGTTCTGGAGCGATATCAGCCAGTCGACGCGGAGGGGGTCGTTGTCCACGACTCAGAAGGGCCAAAACGGCCGGATGGAACGCCGCTCGAGCACCCATAG
- a CDS encoding MBL fold metallo-hydrolase: MKLSEVTRVPLSVPAAVPTGRTNAYIIGIDPVVLVDPATPDQDLEDALSNRTVEHICVTHCHPDHVGGVATYAERFDATVWARAGRERSFTEATGVEPDQTFVPGETIPLENGTLECIDAPGHTTGHVAFGLRESVDSSDEPPAAILVGDCAIADGSVAVTAPEGDMRAYLSTLRRLRTHDAQRLYPGHGPTIEAPQEVLERLLAHRLERERRVLVAVAGGASSPEAIVDVAYEKDVSHVFDLARATVVAHLEKLAVEGALTWDGTRATV, translated from the coding sequence GTGAAGCTGTCCGAGGTTACCCGAGTGCCGTTGTCCGTTCCCGCCGCTGTCCCGACCGGCCGAACCAACGCGTACATCATCGGGATCGATCCTGTCGTGCTCGTCGACCCCGCCACCCCCGACCAGGACCTCGAAGACGCACTGAGCAACCGAACGGTGGAGCACATCTGCGTGACACACTGTCATCCTGATCACGTGGGTGGTGTGGCGACGTACGCCGAGCGGTTTGACGCGACGGTCTGGGCTCGCGCTGGCCGGGAGCGATCGTTCACCGAGGCGACCGGTGTCGAACCCGACCAGACATTCGTTCCAGGAGAGACGATACCGCTCGAGAACGGGACGCTCGAGTGTATCGATGCGCCGGGACACACGACCGGACACGTCGCGTTTGGGCTCCGGGAATCGGTGGACAGTTCGGACGAGCCACCGGCGGCTATTCTCGTCGGAGATTGTGCAATCGCCGACGGAAGCGTTGCCGTGACCGCCCCCGAAGGAGATATGCGCGCCTACCTGAGTACGCTTCGACGACTCCGTACTCACGACGCCCAGCGCCTGTATCCCGGTCATGGGCCCACAATAGAGGCGCCCCAAGAGGTCCTCGAGCGACTGCTCGCCCACCGACTCGAGCGTGAACGGCGGGTACTCGTTGCGGTCGCCGGTGGTGCTTCCAGCCCGGAGGCAATCGTCGATGTGGCATACGAAAAGGACGTTTCGCACGTGTTCGACCTCGCTCGAGCGACGGTCGTCGCCCACCTCGAGAAACTGGCCGTCGAAGGGGCGCTAACGTGGGACGGTACCCGGGCGACGGTGTGA
- a CDS encoding MarR family transcriptional regulator yields MSMSTADDHAVAAEEILSEAEYRDRLRDLPPSAKLVAKVLESDSPLSQGQLAEESLLPDRTVRYALNRLEDVGLIDSRYSFRDARKQVYYLKH; encoded by the coding sequence ATGAGCATGAGTACAGCTGACGACCATGCCGTAGCCGCCGAGGAGATCCTCTCCGAGGCTGAATACCGTGACCGCCTTCGCGATCTGCCACCGAGTGCCAAACTCGTCGCCAAGGTTCTCGAATCGGACTCCCCGCTCTCGCAGGGACAACTCGCCGAGGAATCGCTCCTCCCGGATCGCACCGTCCGATACGCGCTCAACCGCCTCGAGGACGTTGGCCTCATCGACTCGCGCTACAGTTTCCGTGACGCGCGAAAGCAGGTCTACTACCTCAAACACTAA
- a CDS encoding PPOX class F420-dependent oxidoreductase — MEPIPDSFLDLFDRKTVAHFATMMPDGTPQVTPVWIDVDEEGYVLVNTARNRQKEQNVQQNPKVGVSIPDPEDPYRYLSIRGEVEAVTTEGAVDHIDSLTQRYFEREEYPHHGEEVGERVIIRIRPDRVVASGD; from the coding sequence ATGGAACCAATTCCCGACTCGTTTCTGGACCTCTTCGACCGTAAAACGGTTGCTCACTTCGCGACGATGATGCCCGATGGGACACCGCAAGTGACACCCGTCTGGATCGACGTCGACGAGGAGGGGTACGTGCTGGTGAACACGGCCCGAAATCGGCAGAAAGAGCAGAACGTCCAGCAAAACCCGAAGGTTGGCGTATCGATTCCGGACCCCGAGGATCCGTACCGATATCTCTCCATCCGTGGTGAAGTCGAGGCGGTCACGACCGAGGGTGCAGTCGACCACATCGACTCGCTCACACAGCGGTACTTCGAACGCGAGGAATACCCACATCATGGCGAGGAGGTGGGCGAGCGCGTGATTATCCGTATACGACCGGACCGTGTCGTCGCGAGCGGAGACTGA
- a CDS encoding universal stress protein: MYTVLLAIDTSNDRAIAQATAVASLPEAASNVKAVLLHVFDDNPEGASVNRLSSVRRAIGVLEDADVEYELREASGEPATEILQAAESVAADAICVSGRQRTPTGKALFGSVTQSVLLEADRPVLNASID, translated from the coding sequence ATGTACACTGTCTTACTCGCTATCGACACGTCCAACGATCGGGCTATCGCTCAGGCAACCGCCGTCGCATCACTCCCCGAAGCTGCAAGCAACGTTAAGGCCGTATTGCTTCACGTGTTCGACGATAATCCCGAAGGCGCGTCCGTCAATCGCCTCTCATCGGTTCGCCGAGCCATCGGCGTCCTCGAGGATGCCGATGTCGAGTATGAACTCCGAGAGGCCAGCGGCGAACCGGCCACCGAAATCCTCCAGGCCGCCGAGTCGGTGGCTGCCGACGCGATTTGCGTTTCCGGCCGCCAGCGAACACCAACGGGCAAAGCCCTCTTCGGCAGCGTCACTCAGTCCGTGTTACTCGAGGCTGACCGTCCGGTGTTGAACGCTAGCATCGACTGA